Genomic segment of bacterium:
TATTTTCAACCTGATAATAGATGTTCCACAAGGATTTTTAAGCCGATAAGTATTAGAATAACCCCTCCTGTGATTTCCATATACTTTTGCAGCCAACCTCCAAATTTTTGTCCCAAATACACACCTCCAAGAGACATTAAAAATGTAATTACTCCTATTAAAATAACAGGCATTAAAATATCAATATTAAAAATTGCAAAAGTAAACCCTACTGCAAAAGCATCAATGCTTGTAGCAAATGAGAGTAAAAGCAGTACATGAATATCCGCAGGATTAATTCTTTTCTTATCGCCTTCAAGTTTAAAGGATTCGTGTATCATCCT
This window contains:
- a CDS encoding manganese efflux pump — translated: MPFLHLLGISIGLGMDAFAVSVASGIKLKELHIVHSFRMALFFGLFQAVMPLIGWYLGVKVVNIIKSYDHWVAFILLAGIGIRMIHESFKLEGDKKRINPADIHVLLLLSFATSIDAFAVGFTFAIFNIDILMPVILIGVITFLMSLGGVYLGQKFGGWLQKYMEITGGVILILIGLKILVEHLLSG